cttgacttgatatgattcactgatgagattattgatgagtattcgtggactatattgttgctgttattgtacaagtgtagagttgggctggttttatgcaggttgtagttaaggaggttcggttggaagaaaggagtacttgtatctattaagtttggcttagttttagttatccacttgctgagtaccgtgttgtttggtactcaccccttgcttccacacttgtgtaggttgtgagcacaggtctgcttgatctcctacagTTTACTACCGCTTCTGAGGATATtatcattccgagtgtcgaggtagctgttacatctatctagcggacacctcttgctcgtttcttatgttttagtcctattctagagacaaagacattgtgactgtatttcttttcgtacttcgataataaattagtggcttgtacacgtgacaaccaatcttaggggatgttgagtttcttttACGTATTTtcgcttaagttaaattttgattcttatctcaattacttccacATTTAATTTccattgagttttaggctgacttgtctcggtgggttgagatgagtgccatcacacccgaatttgggtcgtgacactacaACATTAGTAAAAAACAATTATCatgtaaattaattaaattagaaaTTATTATGTACTAATTAAAAacaagaaattaattaattaaaagagGTACATAAACTACTAACCAATCATGTTAATAGTTGCTATAGCTTCTCTATGAAGTGGTGATGATGGATTAACAAGCCCTAGTGTTTCATCAATCACCTAATTAACAGTCACAATTAGTGAAGTTTCATTAATTAGAATttgtcaataataataataataatctaaaAGAGAACAAACAATTTTATATTTAACTTACCATggaaaaagtttttttaaaaataaataattttgctTACCTTGGACAAGTACAGTAAAACCTCTATAAATGCATATGTTTGGGACcggaaaaaatattcatttatcgagattattagtttattgATACATGCatatatcaataaataaatatttattattttagagaatattttacagtatgtgccataagaaagaaaaaaaatatttgaattaaaaatttcgaaagtttaaatctaggaaactaaaaagtgtagtttttgcatatttattatttaaatctaggaaagTTAAACGAATTTAGTAaagtttaatgtttctaattgtattcatgtatatagaatatgaagagattGTATACtaactataaaaggaaaaagctagatgtttaaaaatcataatccaaGTATAATGTCTTCTCATCATTTGAAAGACGTacaaaaatcatatttaacCAATAAATAAGAAACGCAATATGTGAGCATAAGAAAGAGAATCCAACTATTAGCCAAAAAGATTTGGAAGCATGGGTGAAACAAAAGTTTGATTTGATTATTAGACAATCAATAATATCGCACACTCTCAAAAGGTCAGCAGAGTATTTGTCAAATGAGATAAAAAATAGTGATGCTAAGAGGCATAAACTGGCAAAATATCCTAATTTAGACAAAGTTTTTTATGAGTGGTTTCTTCAAATGCAAGAGAAAGTGAACATGTCAGGGGAAATTATCCAAGGAAAAGCAAAAGATCTTTTCCTGAAAATGTGTGGTGAAACTAATCCAGAATTCAGCTTCTCTTCTGATTGGTTAGAACATTTCAAGTCAAGATACGGAATCAAGTTTTACAGACGTTTTGGTGAATGTGGTTCAGTTATCATGGAGAACATTGAAAACGAATTGCCTAGCATACGATCAAAACTAGATCAGTTTGAATTGAAGGATATTTATAATATGGATGAAACTGGACTATTTTACCGATTGGAAGCTGACCATTCACTTGCTACCAAGCAGCTTGAAGGTTGCTAAAAAGACAAAGAGAGAATTACTTTTACTCTCTGTTGCAATGGTGATGGATCTGACAAAGTATCATTGTGGATTATTGGTAAGTTTGCAAATCCTAGTTGCTTTAAAAATGTGAACATGAACAATCTTATTTACATGTATAGATCCAACAAGAAAGCTTGGATGACTGGCTTGCTTTTCCAAGAATatgttggttggtttgataagAGAATGAATGGCAGGAAGATTTTGTTAATAGTAGACAATTGCCCAACTCATCCAAAGATAGTTGAAGGCCTAAGAAATGTAGAGTTGTTTTTCTTACCTCCTAACACAACGTCTAAGATCCAACCATGTGATGCTGGTATTATTTGAGCATTCAAATCTCATTATCGTCGTCGTCTTTATTTCAAATCCTACAAGGCCTTGAGGTTGAAGCACTAAATAgtgaaaaattaatattttgaatgCTATTAATTTTACTAACTTGGCTTGAAATTTTGATGTGAAAGAAATAACAATTGCAAATTATTTTCGGCATTGCAAGATCCGGtcggaagaaaaaaatattttcgaaCGACAAGTTGGTGAATTAGATGAAGGTGGTTAGTGAATTAGATGAAGGTATCCAAGAATTAAATGATGTCATCTCTAATTTAGCATATGGATGTTGAACATCTTTTGAACTACCTAACGAGATTGATACAGTTATGGAATCACCTATAGAGGAAGAGATTATTCATTCTGTAATGAATAATGATGATGAGAATGATCCTGAACAAGATGATAGTAGCATTGTAACACATGTATCGTCAAATGAGACATTTCAAGTAATGACTACATTGTTAAACTATTTGGTATAACACGAACAAAATATTTCAGAAATTATTTCGCTCTTCAAAAAGTTAGGAATgagattaattttgattttggtggaaagaaaaaacaatcaactgtagaatcatattttaaaaagaaatagttattggtctagtattattgactgattaaatatatataaattcttgatatattctagtaattattactttatatttttttgggcctttaatactttatttttaattattatctaatgcatttagcgagaatattactttaatataactgaCTGGCCCAAATCAAAACcgaagaaaaatattcatttagcgagattattactttatcgagGTTTTACTGTGTTTCATTTCTCTAATCTCATTACTGCTTAGCCCTTTTACAGACGATGGTCTTCGCTTAACGATATCTTCTTGTTCATCCTGGACACGAGAGATAAAATtagttcataaaaatataatttatttgaattatttaaatttgatcAGGTTATTATTAACTCAATTCATTTTAACTCTTCGATATAGCCATTTAATAGTAAGGTTGATTTGGCTAAATTTGTGCCAAAGTTGACTCATGAAAACTTTaccaaaatattattgtttttgaaaaaattatttttatttgatatgttatacaGTTAGAAAAAAAAGGTAGTTAAATGTAAATtctaagaaaacaaacaaatcAAAACTTTGTAAGAGTTGCACATATTGggctatgacatattgtttagTCTATCTTGACTCAATTTATTTCAGTTCGAATAATTTTTGGATGTATTAATGACTTATTTATTTACTAATTCAGTCCATTTTGATAATTGAGTTACACAATTGTCCTCTTTTAGGCCATCATTTAAATATTGTCCCTATTTTAAAAAGTTATGCAAATATATATAGCCCTTGATGAAATTGACAAAACATCAAACTATCTTTTGTCGTTTACAAAATTTTAGATTGAGATATAGATTTTTCTAATAGGATTTTTCGTTTAGATCATGGTCTAAAAGCTTatgtaacaattttttttttttaaaaaaagagcaTCTACTAAACAATTGTCATAAAAATAAACAatcattgattatttttttggcaTTTTAATCTGTTTAAATTCAACCCAACTCATCCATAGCACGTCTGACCAATGCCATTCAAAGATAACCTTTAACATTCTAACCAATATAagagtttttaaaaaattaatacataAACAGAGACACATTTATACACTTCAATTCGTCTCCACTGTGTCTGTTGAATAGTCCAACTCGGATGTACACGAGACAGAGTGGAGATGAGTTAGAATATTTAGTTGTCAGTTGAGACGAAGTTAAAATGTCTAAATGTGCACTCaaaattaaagtatttatttaCCAATTAAtaaatgtatatttatatattatgtcaaAAACACACAACAAAAAATGCTCATTATTTTTACCTTAGCCTTCTGCAAGAAGTGTGAATGTTGTTGGAGGTAGATAAGTGCCCATGTTGCAGTGACAGCAGTAGAAATCAAGCCACCAAAGGCATACAGAATTATGAAGCAAACTATCTTCTCATCACTGAATTTTCTTCCCTATTCATCTTcacttgtggtcaggcccttccccgaaccccgcgcatagcgggagctttagtgcaccgggctgccctttattcATCTTCACTTGCCAACAATTGATCCAAGATATTTCTCTTTGCTATTTTTGACTTGCCACTTTCATTCTTCAATCTTCTTTCATTTACCACTTTTTCAAATATCACACATAACTTGTCCCTAGCCTACAACCACaaaagaaaattgaaacatTACAAGCATCGCGCTAAAAATAGTGTATTTTAAAAGAATTCGATACTGGTGTGCCAACATGTTTTTTAGAGTAATGAGTCGATCAAGTTAGGTATTGGCTCTATTCAGGGTTGGGTTCTGAATTAGTTCAGATTCTTTattgcttttttttttaaaattacattTATCACATTATCAAATCTCACCGAAAAATATGAAATTCGGTGAAGATGATCATTGATGCTAATTAGGTAAAGTtaaatgatttttgaaaaattaaaaattaaaaattatatctaATGACCTTGAAAATAGGTAGTTTTGAACTTTTGACTCCGGCTTGCCCCATGGGTAAAATTTCAAGGTCAGAAGTCAAAATAGTTGTCATAGGACAAAACATGAAGCTGTGTCCATGAGTAAAGCGGGGTCAAAAGTTCAATACCACtcatttttaaaatcatttttgtAAATcatccaataatttttttttgactttgatGGTCAATTATCCAAAAATTGAGTGGCCATCTAGGCAATTAACTCCAAGAAAAACATTGGAATATCTTGAACTATATATGTTGCTCAGACACTATAAAAATATTGTCACGTATGCGTTAGATCCTCTAAAACTAggactatatttttttttcctgagAATCAAACACTAACGTGACATTATTTTTAGAGAATCCAAGTAACATAGATTTCGAGCTAGAGGAAAATTCTGACCTTTGCTTCCTTGTGGAAAGCAAATCCAGGGAGATTGATAGGCAGAACAAAAACTACATCACAAAGAACAGAAAACTCTTtttgtaacatatcaaaccaaTTCTGATCAATTTCATCATCACCCAAAATTATAGACATAATGACTTGTAATGAATATTTCCTCATCTCAGCCAACAACTCAATTGGTTCACTATTAGTATTGTTGGTAGACAATTTATCCAATGTAGTAATAGCAACATCCTTTATAGTGTCAACATAATGTGACAATGCCTCATGACTAGCAATTGAACCAACTGTTATCTTTCTTAGAATTTTTAGTTGTTCAATTGAAAGtccaatatatattttctttgctATTAAATCTGTCACTGATTTTAGGAAAGTCAACATGAAATGTTCCTCATCCATCAACACTTTCTTGCATGTTTCTGCTGTTGTGACAACAATGCTTGGATATCCAAACAAGTGTGATTTGTACATACCTTCATCACCATACCTATATCATAATAGTAAAGTAAAATTAGAATAAAAATAACATACCTATATATAAAACAAAGAGTCAAAAATAgggataaaaaatatttttaattaattaaaatttaaaaatattgaatcataTATCACAAAGactaaaaatagaatttatcGATCACCTAGACCAAAAGTGTTATATCTTCAAACAAGATTGTTAAAATTATACTTCCTCCATTCCACATTAAGTGAACTTTTGAgagatttttcattgttcaaaataattgaattgttcaaagttcaagatagatgtttgaaactttttttcatatttgccctttcatttattgaagttttatattttctaggagataaatcacactacttgcaaaattatatttatgattttaaaaagggcaatagtggaaagtatgattcaaattatgtccttgaatatttttcttaatatgtgtgcattacctcacaaattcacttaatataaaATGGAGAGAGTAATATAATGTTCACTAAAGAACTAGTAATTAATGTTTCAAAAGACGAGGGAATGTAGCGAAGCGTAAGCCAAGGAACACATGGAATAAGTTTCATGGATCTATGGGACGTAAGTCTcatgtatttttaaatttattactaaaaaaataagtaaacataatttttttaaaaaataattttgcaaataaataaccaataatatagaaaaatttattataattatcattTGACAAAGGTAACAAcacaaaaatgataataatcaaaatattatttaaaataaaatcatcatcgATATTCACATTTACTAGTCCTTTCCACCCTCATGAACTAATATTTGTACtgattattgtttatatatttcaaataaCGAGACGGATAAAATGTGTAATAAGCAATGACAAAATGGATATAGGTAACTCAAGAACATAGtgctataaaatatttatcttaataATTTCAAGCATAATCATCTAACAAAACTATTATGATAGTGTCGTTTTCAATGAGAGTTGctttctttatttatatattttagaaaatatatcaATTTCGTCATAACCATCtaacaaaattaattatgtcAATTTCATTTTCTACGAAgatttctttatttaatttatgtattttagaaaaaatcactataatataaaaatataataacataaaatataaatatcatttcaccaataataaaaaatatagatttacaacaaaaatactttttaaacaATAAAATCAAATTTAACATTATATATAGCGTACGCTTTTACATTCGGGACTTACGCTTCTACGCACACAActtatgcctcaaattttaggACGTACACTCAATAAATCTACGTCTTTTATTTGCTCCCACCCCGAAACTTGCCTCAAAAACACCTTTGAAAACACTGTTATATTAACCAAAAGCttcaaatttgaagaaaaaaaaaactaacggTAATATGAAATTAGGAAGCAAAATACTAGACCTCTTGGCAAAGGAAGAGATGAATGAATTAGGATCACCATATTTGGAACATTTGACAAAATGCATCATATTTCCAATGAAAGGCCAACCAAGGTTACCAGGAGGGAGATTAGTGCATTGTTTTAAATCTAAATTCCTCATAAAAAACCATTGATTTGCCTTCTTTAGCAACCCATAAATGGCCAAAACACCAACCATCAATGTTGTGAGAACTATGCAACCCATATTATCACTCTCCAT
This Solanum dulcamara chromosome 1, daSolDulc1.2, whole genome shotgun sequence DNA region includes the following protein-coding sequences:
- the LOC129895083 gene encoding ent-kaurenoic acid oxidase 1-like, whose translation is MESDNMGCIVLTTLMVGVLAIYGLLKKANQWFFMRNLDLKQCTNLPPGNLGWPFIGNMMHFVKCSKYGDPNSFISSFAKRSSILLPNFILPYGDEGMYKSHLFGYPSIVVTTAETCKKVLMDEEHFMLTFLKSVTDLIAKKIYIGLSIEQLKILRKITVGSIASHEALSHYVDTIKDVAITTLDKLSTNNTNSEPIELLAEMRKYSLQVIMSIILGDDEIDQNWFDMLQKEFSVLCDVVFVLPINLPGFAFHKEAKARDKLCVIFEKVVNERRLKNESGKSKIAKRNILDQLLASEDE